From Pelosinus fermentans DSM 17108, the proteins below share one genomic window:
- a CDS encoding ABC transporter ATP-binding protein, producing MLVLKKIRKQFDGKVVLNGIDVEIANGEIVSMLGPSGSGKTTLLNIILGLTSMDSGTIIFNDKDISKLSMKERGFNIVFQDYALFPNLNAYKNIIYGVKNRPDLISKEELDGLIDFLELEPHLSKQISQLSGGQKQRVALARTLATKPKILLLDEPLSALDGVIKETIKDRIKAITREYHLTTIIVTHDPEEALTMSDKVLIIDQGKVSQFGTPNQVIHQPQNNFVEEFILRQLRIKRDNIYNLFEGCHA from the coding sequence TTGTTGGTATTAAAAAAAATACGGAAACAATTTGATGGCAAAGTAGTGCTAAATGGAATTGATGTCGAAATTGCCAATGGTGAGATTGTTTCTATGCTAGGACCTAGCGGAAGCGGTAAAACTACATTGCTGAATATAATATTGGGTTTGACATCAATGGACAGCGGCACAATCATTTTTAATGACAAAGATATAAGCAAACTATCAATGAAAGAGCGTGGCTTTAATATTGTTTTTCAAGATTATGCGCTTTTTCCCAATCTTAATGCTTATAAAAACATTATTTATGGAGTGAAAAATAGGCCTGATTTAATAAGCAAGGAGGAACTGGATGGACTAATTGATTTTTTGGAGTTAGAGCCTCATTTGTCCAAACAGATTAGTCAGCTATCCGGCGGGCAAAAGCAAAGGGTAGCACTTGCTCGTACTTTAGCTACGAAGCCTAAAATACTTCTCTTGGATGAGCCTTTAAGTGCTCTTGATGGCGTCATAAAGGAAACCATTAAGGATAGAATTAAAGCCATTACAAGAGAGTATCATTTGACTACTATCATTGTAACCCACGATCCAGAAGAAGCTTTGACCATGTCGGATAAAGTATTAATTATTGATCAAGGAAAAGTTTCGCAATTTGGCACACCTAACCAGGTAATTCATCAGCCTCAAAATAACTTTGTAGAGGAGTTTATCTTGCGTCAGCTAAGAATAAAAAGGGATAACATTTATAATTTATTCGAAGGCTGCCATGCGTAA
- a CDS encoding DeoR/GlpR family DNA-binding transcription regulator encodes MLPSERQKKMLELLATKDVVTIPEFITEFNISIETVRRDLGILEKQGSIQKVYGGAKLNISIFSEPTMESRMIHKLLQKESIGKKCCEFINDGDCIFIDSGSTTYHIAKYLMNKKNLTIITNSIPVVNELMSTDFEIIIIGGKIRHNERSVVTYDYIFNFSQLNIQKSFICAGGITAENGVSDFNMQEAVTRKIIIERSKELFVAADSSKFDRDVTISIAPLHKINYIITDSSLSKNVASSFKKTATILVLAENEN; translated from the coding sequence ATGTTACCAAGTGAAAGACAAAAAAAAATGTTAGAGCTGTTAGCAACAAAAGATGTTGTTACCATTCCCGAATTTATTACCGAATTTAACATCTCCATCGAAACTGTACGAAGAGACTTAGGTATTTTAGAAAAGCAAGGCAGTATTCAAAAGGTTTATGGTGGGGCGAAACTCAATATTTCCATCTTTTCTGAGCCGACTATGGAAAGCAGAATGATTCATAAATTATTGCAAAAGGAATCCATCGGAAAGAAATGCTGTGAGTTTATTAATGATGGAGACTGTATCTTTATCGATAGCGGCTCCACGACATATCATATTGCCAAATACCTTATGAATAAGAAGAATCTCACTATCATTACCAACTCCATTCCTGTGGTGAATGAGTTAATGAGTACTGATTTTGAGATTATTATAATCGGAGGAAAAATAAGACATAATGAACGTTCTGTTGTTACCTATGATTACATCTTCAACTTTTCACAACTAAACATTCAAAAAAGTTTTATTTGTGCCGGAGGTATAACCGCAGAAAATGGAGTTTCTGATTTCAATATGCAAGAAGCAGTTACCAGAAAAATAATTATCGAACGATCAAAAGAATTATTTGTGGCAGCAGACAGCAGCAAATTTGATAGAGATGTCACCATAAGCATAGCACCACTGCATAAAATCAATTATATTATTACCGACTCATCCTTAAGCAAAAATGTGGCAAGCAGTTTTAAGAAAACAGCAACGATACTGGTCTTGGCAGAAAATGAAAATTAA
- a CDS encoding ABC transporter ATP-binding protein encodes MNADFRERQQALTIRKLAVRYSNSSQWVLQDFDLAVRSGEFVVIIGPSGCGKSTLLRLIAGFTQLQQGEIVIGKRIAATAGGVCIPPEERDVGFVFQSYALWPHMTVKANITFPLEQKRFTALQREQRVDEAIMKFGLQEHQHRYPAELSGGQRQRVALARALVGQPALLLMDEPLSSLDVALRKRIQDELLIMHKEWQPTVLYVTHDQDEAVKLADRLIVLNEGKIQQAGTPYDIFHSPNNSFVANFFGEVNELVGSVVENQGNGLCCIRIGDHIFILARTQSSLTSGERVRVFIRPSWVDIQEREDMSNARITDSRFMGAYTDYSLEWQGIPLRVSTQNTISKRVGDSIFLKVKDAWSIKTSE; translated from the coding sequence ATGAATGCAGATTTTCGAGAGCGGCAGCAAGCATTAACCATACGAAAGCTGGCGGTGCGTTACAGTAATTCGTCACAGTGGGTTTTGCAGGATTTCGATCTTGCTGTCAGGTCGGGGGAGTTTGTTGTAATCATTGGACCAAGCGGCTGCGGCAAAAGTACATTGTTAAGATTGATTGCTGGTTTTACACAGCTTCAGCAAGGTGAAATTGTTATTGGAAAAAGAATAGCAGCAACTGCTGGCGGTGTTTGTATACCTCCTGAAGAAAGAGATGTAGGTTTTGTTTTTCAATCCTATGCCTTGTGGCCCCATATGACGGTCAAAGCCAATATTACCTTCCCTCTGGAACAAAAACGGTTTACTGCTCTGCAAAGGGAGCAGCGAGTGGATGAAGCAATTATGAAATTCGGATTGCAGGAGCATCAGCATCGATACCCGGCAGAATTGTCAGGAGGCCAACGGCAGCGAGTAGCGCTGGCCCGGGCTCTGGTCGGGCAGCCGGCTTTATTGTTAATGGATGAACCATTATCCAGTCTGGATGTAGCTTTACGCAAAAGGATTCAGGATGAATTGTTGATTATGCATAAGGAATGGCAGCCGACAGTCCTTTATGTTACTCATGATCAAGATGAGGCGGTGAAATTGGCTGATCGTCTTATTGTGCTGAATGAAGGAAAAATTCAGCAGGCAGGAACGCCATATGATATTTTTCATTCTCCCAATAATTCTTTTGTGGCAAATTTCTTTGGTGAAGTGAATGAACTGGTTGGCAGTGTAGTCGAAAATCAGGGCAATGGATTATGCTGCATAAGAATTGGTGACCATATATTCATTTTGGCGCGGACACAATCTTCTTTGACCAGTGGGGAAAGAGTGAGGGTATTCATCCGTCCCTCATGGGTGGATATACAGGAACGAGAAGATATGTCCAATGCGCGTATTACGGACAGCCGCTTTATGGGAGCCTATACAGATTATTCACTAGAATGGCAAGGTATACCTTTGCGGGTATCCACTCAGAACACTATTTCCAAAAGAGTAGGTGACAGCATCTTCCTGAAAGTGAAAGATGCCTGGAGTATAAAGACAAGTGAATGA
- a CDS encoding ABC transporter permease: MKRIVSWCLLMLPILFIIYPLWNLLTVSLGVSTMQQGISLTAYGQLLQDPQLPTVIQNTLYIAVVSTIASLFMGAMAAILTEKTDIPGRQGWRLVFILPVLLPSYVISIAWQHWAGPVGLVNGWLQHVLGTTIWNFAGIHEIVIVMAISHMPIAYLLVRSAINAIPGHLEDAARIAGARPVTVFTSVVLPLTVPALANAALLCFASALDNFGIPAFIGIPSGITVLSTLIYQKVIGLGNGQFEQAAALAVVTGLLSMIPVYFQGKIFHGPKYSREEGNREKRIYLMGKWKWLLVLLIGIWQGVTVIGPCIAMLLLSLAPAYGVPLTLGNLTFAHYISLWTETPVVAAGLKNSLLLALISTVVVLLLAWPLARRIVLAPSSLVTFLDGIAAVPYCLPGMVVGLAVLLTWIHPIPGTSFSLYGGMTILLLAYIPRFYTFGIRTWTTAWARFSLHMEEAGHVAGAGPMTVTRRITLPMFREEALGGGTLIFLLAFTELTLSSLLAGSQFPTLGVIVFSMETAGRALESAALGTVLTLLTLGLSAGVCKYLLDEKNSEEKETKI; the protein is encoded by the coding sequence ATGAAACGTATAGTATCATGGTGCCTGCTCATGCTACCGATCCTTTTCATCATTTATCCCCTATGGAATTTGCTGACTGTTTCCTTGGGAGTATCCACTATGCAGCAAGGGATATCCTTAACTGCATACGGTCAATTGCTCCAAGATCCACAATTGCCGACTGTAATTCAAAATACCTTGTATATTGCTGTTGTTTCCACAATCGCTTCCTTATTCATGGGAGCCATGGCTGCCATACTTACTGAAAAGACAGATATACCGGGACGCCAGGGCTGGCGTCTTGTTTTTATCCTTCCAGTGCTTTTACCATCCTATGTAATTTCCATTGCCTGGCAGCACTGGGCAGGTCCTGTTGGTTTGGTAAACGGCTGGTTACAGCATGTTTTGGGGACAACAATATGGAATTTTGCGGGGATTCATGAAATTGTCATTGTAATGGCCATTTCTCATATGCCGATTGCTTATTTACTGGTACGATCTGCTATTAATGCAATTCCCGGACATTTGGAAGACGCTGCTCGCATTGCAGGTGCCCGGCCTGTTACAGTATTCACCTCTGTAGTCTTACCATTAACGGTTCCAGCGCTGGCCAATGCTGCCTTATTATGTTTTGCAAGTGCTTTGGATAATTTCGGTATTCCTGCTTTTATCGGCATACCATCTGGTATTACAGTTCTTAGCACGCTGATTTATCAAAAAGTCATTGGACTGGGAAACGGCCAATTTGAGCAGGCGGCAGCTTTGGCAGTGGTAACAGGACTGCTATCCATGATACCTGTATATTTTCAGGGCAAGATTTTTCATGGACCGAAGTATTCTCGGGAAGAGGGGAACAGGGAAAAAAGAATCTACCTTATGGGAAAGTGGAAATGGTTATTGGTATTATTAATAGGCATATGGCAAGGGGTAACCGTTATTGGACCTTGCATAGCCATGCTGTTGCTGTCTCTGGCACCTGCTTATGGCGTTCCTTTGACCTTAGGCAATCTTACCTTTGCTCACTATATTTCCTTGTGGACGGAAACACCGGTGGTGGCTGCAGGTCTGAAAAATAGCCTGCTGCTGGCCCTAATATCGACAGTAGTGGTTTTATTACTCGCTTGGCCCTTGGCAAGGAGAATTGTACTTGCTCCCTCTTCGTTGGTTACTTTTCTGGATGGGATTGCAGCTGTACCTTACTGTCTGCCGGGAATGGTAGTAGGATTAGCTGTACTGCTGACTTGGATTCATCCGATTCCCGGGACATCCTTTAGTTTGTATGGCGGTATGACAATTTTGCTTTTGGCCTATATACCCCGATTTTATACTTTCGGCATCCGAACGTGGACCACGGCGTGGGCGCGATTTTCTTTGCACATGGAGGAGGCGGGACATGTGGCAGGGGCTGGTCCCATGACAGTTACCCGTAGGATTACGCTGCCAATGTTTCGTGAAGAAGCGTTAGGCGGTGGTACACTTATTTTTTTGTTAGCTTTTACCGAGTTGACTCTTTCTTCGCTGCTGGCTGGCTCGCAGTTTCCTACATTAGGAGTTATTGTTTTCAGCATGGAAACGGCAGGACGTGCTCTGGAAAGTGCGGCATTAGGTACCGTGCTGACGTTGCTGACACTAGGATTATCAGCTGGCGTTTGCAAATACTTGCTTGACGAAAAAAACTCGGAAGAAAAGGAGACCAAGATATGA
- a CDS encoding ABC transporter substrate-binding protein, whose translation MIKPGKIQSLLLWLLFMTTILLAGCGAQQPAATTEKSGEISGKLQVYTSQPDSDISKLAAGFTKKYPQVQVEVFRSGTEEVIARINTEMKAGKIGADVLFLADAPTFEALKVQNLLLDYQSGELKGVKQELLDTDHMYFPTKMIPIGIVINTNKVKELDKVDWNTLSESENKGQTVMPSPLYSGAAAYNLGIFRNQSELGWNYYEKLKDNQVMVVKGNGDVIKRVASGEKSFGIVVDFMAFNAAKQGSPVAFVYPKTGSAVITEPVGIVKTTQNAAAAKAFVDFVLSAEGQQLAVQQGYLPVNKDVNAPEGRSAAAALKILNAPIKKLVEQRDADKKDFTVLFGG comes from the coding sequence ATGATCAAACCAGGAAAGATACAGTCCCTGCTGCTATGGTTACTTTTTATGACGACAATTCTGTTGGCAGGGTGTGGAGCGCAGCAGCCTGCGGCTACTACCGAAAAAAGCGGAGAAATAAGCGGTAAGTTACAAGTGTATACATCACAGCCGGATAGTGATATTAGTAAATTAGCGGCTGGGTTTACGAAAAAATATCCTCAGGTTCAAGTAGAAGTATTTCGATCGGGTACGGAAGAAGTAATTGCACGAATTAATACAGAAATGAAAGCCGGAAAGATAGGAGCGGATGTATTGTTTTTAGCAGATGCTCCTACATTTGAGGCGCTTAAAGTGCAGAATTTGCTGCTGGATTATCAATCAGGCGAGCTTAAAGGCGTGAAGCAAGAACTGCTGGATACTGATCATATGTATTTTCCAACCAAAATGATTCCTATCGGAATTGTGATCAATACCAATAAAGTGAAGGAGTTAGACAAGGTTGACTGGAATACTTTGTCTGAATCTGAGAACAAAGGACAAACAGTTATGCCCAGCCCTTTGTATTCGGGAGCAGCAGCCTATAATCTGGGTATATTTAGAAATCAATCTGAACTGGGCTGGAATTATTATGAAAAGCTAAAAGATAATCAGGTGATGGTGGTAAAAGGCAATGGCGACGTCATTAAACGTGTAGCCAGCGGGGAAAAAAGTTTTGGCATAGTGGTGGATTTTATGGCCTTTAATGCTGCTAAACAAGGATCACCCGTTGCCTTTGTTTATCCTAAGACTGGTTCTGCCGTTATTACGGAGCCTGTTGGAATTGTGAAAACCACACAAAATGCAGCAGCAGCTAAAGCCTTTGTAGATTTTGTGCTTTCTGCTGAAGGTCAGCAATTAGCAGTACAGCAAGGCTATTTGCCAGTCAACAAGGATGTGAATGCGCCAGAAGGCAGATCGGCCGCCGCTGCCTTGAAAATCTTAAATGCACCAATTAAAAAGCTGGTTGAACAGCGAGATGCCGACAAAAAAGACTTCACTGTGTTATTTGGTGGGTAG
- a CDS encoding 1,4-dihydroxy-2-naphthoate polyprenyltransferase translates to MHTPQQVRQPIQALTPVIRQKWSIWWKLLRPHTLTASFVPVAIGTVLALSSHQIRLDLLFIMLLASILIQVATNIFNEYYDYKRGLDHEHSLGIGGAIVRYGADPRQILAVAQCTVATAILLGLYLCQESNWWLLPIGLCCAAVGYLYSGGPFPLSATPFGELISGTCMGLVIIVISFYLQAGTITTIAVMGSISTSTLIGAILMSNNLRDLEDDRRHGRQTLAILLKRTKATYCLIGMFIFSYLWILFLVTIDLLPLWSLLCFISIPRAFQASRIFLKNTTPESLAPAMVATAQTNTLFGFALVLGLLIQYWSSHYTMTL, encoded by the coding sequence ATGCATACACCGCAACAAGTCAGACAACCGATACAGGCACTTACTCCAGTTATTAGACAGAAATGGAGTATTTGGTGGAAACTACTTCGTCCGCACACCCTAACAGCCTCTTTTGTTCCAGTAGCTATTGGCACCGTTTTAGCCCTGTCTTCTCATCAAATCCGTCTGGACTTACTCTTTATTATGCTCTTAGCAAGTATTCTCATTCAAGTTGCAACAAATATATTTAATGAATATTACGATTACAAGCGTGGTTTGGACCACGAACATTCTTTGGGGATCGGTGGTGCTATTGTTAGATATGGCGCTGACCCCCGGCAAATCTTAGCTGTTGCACAATGCACCGTGGCTACTGCGATCTTACTGGGACTCTATCTTTGCCAGGAAAGCAATTGGTGGCTGCTGCCCATTGGTCTTTGCTGTGCTGCTGTAGGCTATCTCTATTCCGGCGGTCCCTTTCCCCTTTCAGCAACACCTTTTGGTGAGCTGATTTCAGGTACTTGTATGGGACTCGTCATTATTGTGATTTCCTTTTATCTTCAAGCTGGTACTATCACTACCATAGCTGTCATGGGCTCTATATCTACTTCAACATTAATCGGAGCTATTTTAATGTCTAATAATCTGCGTGATTTAGAAGACGATAGAAGACATGGCCGACAAACGCTGGCGATTCTTTTAAAGCGAACCAAAGCAACCTACTGTTTAATCGGAATGTTTATCTTTTCTTACTTATGGATCTTATTCTTAGTGACGATTGACCTGCTGCCCCTTTGGTCGCTTTTATGTTTTATAAGTATACCCAGGGCCTTCCAAGCTTCACGAATTTTTCTTAAGAATACAACTCCAGAATCCCTAGCACCAGCTATGGTAGCAACAGCACAAACCAATACTCTTTTTGGCTTTGCTTTGGTTCTGGGGCTGCTCATCCAGTATTGGTCTTCCCACTATACTATGACTTTATAG
- a CDS encoding ferritin-like domain-containing protein has translation MDIFDFALQMELDGEKYYRDLAEKVKHDDLKKVLEGLAEDEQRHYKIIQLAQSQTFNSIADSSLSSIPNVFSRNKDKAFVPEKDLIAKLKDEQSDVYRAALLKEEESVALYRKLQEDSKQPEAKLIFEKLMQEEEKHVEVIENIIDMLNHVNDWVEAAEFNPKRDAY, from the coding sequence ATGGATATTTTTGATTTCGCATTGCAAATGGAATTAGATGGTGAAAAGTATTATCGGGATTTGGCTGAGAAAGTAAAACATGATGATCTTAAAAAAGTTTTGGAGGGTCTTGCAGAGGATGAGCAGCGTCATTATAAAATTATTCAGTTAGCGCAAAGTCAAACATTTAATTCCATTGCTGATTCTTCTTTAAGCAGCATACCCAATGTTTTCTCTAGAAATAAAGATAAAGCGTTTGTTCCGGAAAAGGACCTTATTGCAAAGCTGAAAGATGAGCAATCTGATGTTTATCGTGCAGCGCTGCTAAAAGAAGAAGAGAGTGTTGCACTTTATAGAAAACTACAAGAGGATTCAAAACAGCCAGAAGCAAAACTTATTTTTGAAAAATTGATGCAGGAAGAAGAAAAACATGTAGAAGTGATTGAAAATATTATTGACATGCTAAACCATGTTAATGATTGGGTAGAGGCAGCAGAGTTCAACCCTAAAAGAGATGCATATTAA
- a CDS encoding Cof-type HAD-IIB family hydrolase, with protein sequence MAYKLVCIDIDGTLLTKKHTITKRTKDILMKAHELGVHIVISTGRMYTDAEYYSNLLGVQSPVIASNGAFIKEKNNDIVIYKDVLGSEVSLELLKIFRKHQIKPYFCTPHKFYYGNIMFKLFYLGSQIWGVRSNKLDLQYVFSWGQWQKVLHKEQDNIVKSEVIYRNPALVSALRNELMNVPQLEIVDSSRYNIEITRKGVSKGKAVAMLAEFYKLKREEIITIGDSANDISMIEFAGMGIAMGNALDIVKAKADYITDSNDNEGVANAINKFVLNDRF encoded by the coding sequence ATGGCATATAAATTAGTCTGTATTGATATTGATGGAACACTTCTTACTAAAAAGCATACCATTACCAAAAGAACAAAAGACATCCTCATGAAAGCACATGAACTGGGGGTTCATATCGTCATTAGTACTGGACGAATGTATACGGATGCAGAATATTACTCCAATCTTCTTGGTGTACAGTCTCCAGTAATAGCATCAAATGGAGCATTTATAAAAGAAAAAAATAACGATATAGTAATTTACAAGGATGTCCTTGGTTCAGAGGTATCATTAGAACTGCTGAAGATTTTTCGCAAACATCAAATAAAGCCTTATTTCTGTACACCCCATAAATTTTATTATGGTAATATTATGTTTAAACTTTTCTATTTAGGAAGCCAAATATGGGGTGTAAGGAGCAACAAACTGGACCTGCAGTATGTATTTTCCTGGGGTCAGTGGCAGAAGGTATTACATAAAGAGCAAGATAATATTGTAAAAAGCGAGGTTATTTATAGAAATCCTGCGTTAGTTTCTGCCTTAAGGAATGAATTAATGAATGTGCCACAATTAGAAATCGTTGATTCTTCCAGATATAATATCGAAATTACCCGCAAAGGAGTTTCTAAAGGCAAAGCGGTAGCAATGCTGGCGGAATTTTATAAACTAAAGCGAGAAGAGATCATTACCATAGGCGATAGTGCAAACGATATATCGATGATTGAATTTGCCGGCATGGGTATTGCTATGGGAAATGCTTTGGATATCGTAAAAGCAAAGGCGGATTACATAACCGATTCCAATGACAATGAGGGCGTAGCGAATGCCATTAATAAGTTTGTTTTAAATGATCGCTTTTGA
- a CDS encoding GNAT family N-acetyltransferase produces the protein MIEITIRNVQPEDFERVAEIETICFPAAEAATRESLKARIAAFPECFFIAEKEGVIIGFVNGCITNSPVIYDELFSSTQHHIPNGQNLAVFGLDVIPEYRRKGIAAQLMNHLILAAKNTGRKSVILTCKDQLVHYYESLGYVNNGLSKSTHGGSQWFDMTLTF, from the coding sequence ATGATAGAAATAACAATTCGAAACGTTCAACCAGAGGATTTTGAGCGTGTAGCTGAAATAGAAACGATTTGCTTTCCTGCAGCGGAAGCAGCAACACGTGAGTCATTAAAGGCAAGGATTGCGGCCTTTCCCGAATGCTTTTTTATAGCTGAAAAAGAGGGAGTTATAATCGGCTTTGTGAACGGATGCATCACCAATAGTCCTGTAATCTATGATGAACTATTTTCCAGCACACAGCATCATATACCAAATGGGCAAAACCTAGCTGTTTTTGGTCTGGATGTAATTCCAGAGTACCGTCGCAAGGGAATCGCGGCTCAATTAATGAATCATTTGATCCTGGCCGCTAAGAATACAGGGCGAAAAAGCGTTATTCTGACGTGTAAAGATCAGTTAGTCCATTATTATGAATCATTGGGCTACGTGAACAACGGGCTTTCTAAATCAACACACGGCGGCTCCCAGTGGTTTGACATGACGCTTACATTCTGA
- a CDS encoding pyridoxamine 5'-phosphate oxidase family protein yields the protein MNEVLNFLKDNPTFYLATVDGNIPKVRPFGFVMNYEGKLHFGTSNQKDVYKQLKANPHFEVSTTSQTGEWLRLKGKAVFNTNKQSKQAAFDSAPFLSQIYSVDDAIFELFYIEEAEATFRTMKGDSKTVQF from the coding sequence ATGAATGAAGTACTTAACTTTCTGAAAGACAATCCAACGTTTTATCTTGCCACTGTTGATGGGAATATACCTAAAGTACGGCCCTTCGGGTTTGTTATGAATTATGAAGGTAAGCTGCATTTTGGTACCAGCAACCAAAAAGATGTGTACAAGCAGCTCAAAGCAAATCCACATTTTGAAGTATCTACAACATCTCAAACCGGTGAATGGCTGCGTTTGAAAGGTAAAGCCGTTTTTAATACGAACAAGCAATCTAAGCAGGCAGCTTTCGATTCTGCACCTTTTTTAAGCCAAATCTATAGTGTTGATGATGCTATCTTTGAATTATTTTATATTGAAGAAGCAGAGGCTACATTTCGCACGATGAAGGGTGATTCTAAAACCGTTCAATTTTAA
- a CDS encoding DUF1848 domain-containing protein: MIISASRRTDIPAFYSDWIVNRLKEGFVYTVSPMNPKQVSKVPLTADVVDCIVFWTKNAQPILNKLDVINGMGYSYYFQFTITPYDHRIEQNLADKTKITEGFKALSEKIGRQRVIWRYDPVIISSSFSEEYHLEQFYNMCSSLKDYTTKCIFSFVELYDKIKKRTKGIIDQEVDFEKRNKIAYAFSEIAKGHKLSLETCSEKIDLSNYGIMHSSCINQTTIETIIGYSINGKRDLNQRPHCGCIESIDIGAYDCCSHGCVYCYAASNENRIYQNMRRHDRHSPLLFDPPYTDYKVKDRIVTSLKNGQVSLF; this comes from the coding sequence CTGATTATAAGTGCCAGCAGACGCACCGATATTCCAGCATTCTATTCTGATTGGATTGTGAATCGCTTAAAAGAAGGCTTTGTATATACGGTGAGCCCAATGAATCCTAAGCAGGTTAGTAAAGTCCCTCTAACTGCCGATGTTGTGGATTGCATTGTTTTTTGGACAAAAAATGCCCAGCCGATATTAAATAAGCTGGATGTCATCAATGGGATGGGTTATTCCTATTATTTTCAATTTACGATTACTCCTTATGATCATAGGATAGAGCAGAACTTGGCGGATAAAACTAAAATTACGGAAGGGTTTAAGGCATTGAGTGAGAAAATTGGCAGGCAGAGAGTAATCTGGCGCTATGATCCTGTTATTATAAGTAGCAGCTTTTCAGAGGAATATCATCTTGAACAATTTTACAACATGTGCAGTTCCCTTAAGGACTACACAACAAAATGTATTTTCAGCTTTGTAGAATTATATGACAAAATAAAGAAGCGCACAAAAGGTATCATTGATCAGGAAGTCGATTTTGAGAAGCGGAATAAGATCGCTTATGCTTTCTCTGAAATCGCAAAAGGTCACAAACTTTCGTTAGAAACATGTTCGGAAAAAATAGATCTTAGTAACTATGGTATTATGCATTCTTCCTGTATCAATCAAACAACAATTGAAACTATTATCGGGTATTCTATCAATGGAAAGAGAGATCTGAATCAAAGACCGCATTGCGGCTGTATCGAAAGTATCGATATCGGTGCCTACGATTGTTGCTCTCATGGCTGTGTTTATTGCTATGCTGCATCGAATGAAAATAGGATCTACCAGAATATGCGGCGGCATGACCGTCATTCGCCTCTGCTCTTTGATCCACCCTATACGGATTATAAAGTAAAGGATCGCATAGTTACCTCTCTGAAAAACGGACAAGTTTCATTGTTCTAA
- a CDS encoding SIMPL domain-containing protein, which produces MLKKIILLIAMSVLIAVPVFANEAPKTVIQVTGNSQKEVNPDVARITFSINSVNAKLEKAKNDNTQIANQVFANLKEQGITQEQIKTNTYQVDPVYNYEKEKLPKLEGYRVTNTLEIRTSIDNVGILVNEITNAGANEINSIRFETANETDSKNEALRDAIGDALKKADVIAAALNKRVANVTLVNESGVFYRPVMMESRMLKASSDGAAPNIPAGKVTVGATVQVTIELE; this is translated from the coding sequence ATGTTAAAAAAGATTATTTTATTAATTGCGATGAGTGTATTAATAGCCGTCCCAGTCTTTGCAAATGAGGCTCCCAAAACAGTGATACAGGTAACAGGAAACAGCCAAAAAGAAGTTAATCCTGATGTGGCGCGGATTACTTTTTCCATCAACTCGGTGAACGCCAAGCTGGAAAAAGCAAAGAATGATAATACTCAAATTGCAAATCAAGTATTTGCTAATTTAAAAGAGCAGGGAATTACACAAGAGCAAATCAAAACCAATACATACCAAGTTGACCCGGTTTATAACTATGAAAAAGAAAAGTTACCAAAATTAGAAGGATACCGTGTAACCAATACCCTTGAAATTCGTACTTCAATTGATAATGTGGGAATTTTGGTGAATGAAATTACAAATGCAGGTGCTAATGAAATAAACTCCATTCGATTTGAAACAGCAAACGAAACAGACAGCAAAAATGAAGCATTGAGAGATGCTATTGGAGATGCTTTGAAAAAGGCAGACGTAATTGCCGCAGCATTGAATAAAAGAGTTGCGAATGTAACACTCGTAAATGAATCAGGTGTATTTTATCGCCCGGTCATGATGGAAAGCAGGATGTTAAAAGCCTCTAGCGACGGAGCAGCACCGAATATTCCAGCTGGAAAGGTAACCGTAGGAGCAACTGTACAGGTAACGATTGAGTTAGAATAG